A genomic window from Candidatus Denitrolinea symbiosum includes:
- a CDS encoding diguanylate cyclase: MAPNMNGDSPDPQHRPSPLDFYGDEQRIAAIFKWFLGLALAALLAGALILSLSGNVVSAVAMGVSTLPVLAGIHLARRKKYESAAILLALVMLTVMTWLASRGQGVHNINILGFPAILIIVSLVARKRALFLLTAFSIACVAWLVFGDIYGLYEPNPFTHSVTGDFFSVSLALILTAVMVRLVVEALFQSNRRLQKELVERQQIEAALAFSEKRFHQAFHSSPVMMTIETDRRFVDVNQAFCDIMGYAYEEAVGRKASELNLWAFDEDIQKIVKLTEERREIRNLELRFRSKSGEIGAALVSNDHFEINGTRYELTSALDITDRKQAETDLHQRETILNAVAAFAERLFKASDWRSEVDDMLESLGKSIGASHAYLFQNTKLEDGRLTTSILFEWTMPGFESDLGNPRYIQSPLGEDDLESWHQNMSRGLPYIGDRKRLNDDDYQFILGRGMKALLDVPIFIDGFWWGCIGFDDAARERAWTNAEVDGLVAAANVLAGAIQRSQIDAALQAELGERKRMQDVLFEEKERAEVTLHSIGDAVITTDVHATVEYFNPAAEILTGWSMEEAQGQPLRAVFRIINEDTRLPVVNPVERCLREGKVVGLANHSILVSRGGREHSINDSAAPIRNRRGDVIGAVLVFQDVTVERRLSRQVAHDAAHDSLTGLINRREFERRLERALINTRERGLSHILCYLDLDQFKIVNDTVGHAAGDELLKQVAGMLGGLFRQRDTLARLGGDEFGLLLENCQLDRALVICGEILARLHNLPFIWEGNTFLVGVSIGVVPITAEKESVKQLLTQADVACYTAKDLGRNRVYVYQTEDSETSQRHGEIIQAAQMRDAVANDQLLLYCQPIEHLSEPGSAFKHYEVLIRMAKENNEVLLPNAFIPSAERYGLMTAIDRWVIRQTFHAMSTHDTEGLQVTVNLSGNSLDDDNLLEYVLEQQREFSISLEQICFEITETAAIHHIGKAQRFIRDFRELGGRIALDDFGSGFSSFRYLKTLPLDYIKIDGVFVSDMLSNPGDQAMVEAITQVAHTLGIQVIAEHATNQETINRLREIGVEKAQGYGIGRPIPMSAAWRKKTAPR; the protein is encoded by the coding sequence ATGGCGCCAAACATGAACGGCGACTCCCCTGACCCGCAGCACAGACCGTCCCCGCTGGATTTCTACGGGGACGAACAGCGCATCGCGGCGATCTTCAAATGGTTTCTCGGCCTGGCTCTGGCCGCGCTGCTCGCGGGCGCCCTGATCCTGTCGTTGAGCGGAAATGTTGTCAGCGCCGTCGCCATGGGCGTCTCCACGCTACCGGTTTTGGCGGGCATCCATCTGGCGCGTCGGAAAAAATATGAGAGCGCCGCCATCCTGCTGGCGCTCGTCATGCTTACCGTAATGACCTGGCTCGCAAGCCGCGGCCAGGGCGTGCACAACATCAACATCCTGGGATTTCCAGCCATCCTGATCATCGTCAGCCTGGTTGCCCGGAAACGGGCGCTGTTTCTTCTGACCGCTTTCAGCATCGCCTGCGTCGCCTGGCTGGTTTTTGGGGATATTTACGGGCTTTATGAACCCAATCCGTTCACGCACAGCGTGACCGGCGACTTCTTCTCCGTCTCCCTGGCGTTGATCCTGACCGCGGTGATGGTACGGCTGGTCGTTGAGGCGCTGTTTCAAAGCAATCGGCGCCTGCAAAAAGAACTGGTCGAACGACAGCAGATCGAGGCCGCGTTGGCATTTTCGGAAAAGCGTTTCCACCAGGCCTTCCACTCCTCGCCTGTGATGATGACGATCGAAACCGACCGCCGCTTTGTGGACGTGAATCAGGCCTTCTGCGACATTATGGGCTACGCATATGAAGAAGCGGTGGGACGGAAAGCCTCGGAACTGAATTTGTGGGCATTTGACGAAGACATCCAAAAGATCGTCAAGCTGACGGAGGAGCGCAGGGAAATCAGGAACCTGGAACTGCGCTTCCGCTCCAAGTCTGGGGAGATCGGCGCCGCGCTCGTATCCAACGACCATTTTGAAATCAACGGCACGCGGTATGAGCTGACCTCCGCGTTGGACATCACGGATCGCAAACAGGCTGAGACCGACCTGCATCAACGCGAGACCATTTTGAACGCGGTGGCCGCATTCGCCGAACGACTTTTCAAAGCCTCCGACTGGCGCAGCGAAGTGGACGACATGTTGGAAAGCCTGGGAAAAAGCATCGGCGCCTCGCACGCCTACCTGTTTCAAAACACAAAGCTGGAAGACGGCCGGCTGACAACCTCCATATTGTTCGAGTGGACTATGCCGGGTTTCGAAAGCGACCTCGGGAACCCGCGTTACATCCAATCGCCGCTGGGCGAAGACGACCTGGAAAGCTGGCATCAAAATATGAGCCGGGGGCTTCCCTACATCGGAGATCGCAAACGCCTGAACGACGACGACTACCAGTTCATCCTGGGGCGCGGCATGAAAGCCCTGCTCGACGTGCCGATCTTCATTGACGGTTTCTGGTGGGGCTGCATCGGCTTCGACGACGCGGCGCGGGAACGCGCCTGGACCAACGCGGAGGTGGACGGGTTGGTGGCCGCGGCCAACGTGCTGGCGGGGGCCATCCAGCGCAGCCAGATCGACGCCGCCCTGCAAGCTGAACTGGGCGAACGCAAAAGAATGCAGGACGTGCTGTTCGAAGAAAAGGAACGCGCCGAAGTGACCCTGCACTCCATCGGGGACGCGGTCATCACCACAGACGTCCACGCGACCGTGGAATACTTCAACCCGGCCGCGGAAATCCTCACCGGCTGGAGCATGGAGGAGGCGCAAGGACAACCCCTGCGCGCCGTCTTCCGCATCATCAATGAAGACACCCGGCTGCCCGTCGTCAACCCGGTGGAGCGCTGCCTGAGGGAGGGCAAGGTCGTCGGGCTGGCTAATCATTCCATCCTGGTCAGCCGCGGCGGCCGGGAACATTCCATCAACGACTCCGCCGCGCCGATCCGCAACCGCAGGGGAGACGTCATCGGCGCGGTGCTTGTATTCCAGGATGTCACCGTCGAAAGACGCCTGTCGCGGCAGGTGGCGCACGACGCCGCGCACGACAGCCTGACCGGCCTCATCAACCGGCGCGAGTTCGAAAGGCGGCTGGAACGGGCCTTAATCAACACCAGGGAACGCGGCCTGTCGCACATCCTTTGTTACCTGGACCTCGACCAGTTCAAAATAGTGAACGACACGGTGGGACACGCGGCGGGCGACGAATTGCTGAAGCAGGTCGCCGGGATGCTGGGAGGCCTGTTCCGCCAACGCGACACGCTGGCGCGGCTGGGAGGCGACGAATTCGGACTCCTGCTGGAAAACTGCCAGCTGGACCGGGCCCTCGTCATTTGCGGCGAGATCCTGGCCCGGCTTCACAACCTGCCCTTCATTTGGGAGGGAAACACGTTTCTGGTGGGCGTAAGCATCGGCGTGGTGCCGATCACGGCGGAAAAGGAAAGCGTCAAACAACTGCTCACCCAGGCAGACGTCGCCTGCTACACCGCCAAAGACCTGGGCCGCAACCGCGTCTACGTCTACCAGACCGAGGACAGCGAAACCAGCCAGCGGCACGGCGAGATCATCCAGGCCGCGCAGATGCGCGACGCGGTCGCCAACGATCAACTCCTGCTTTACTGCCAGCCCATCGAGCATCTGAGCGAGCCGGGGAGCGCGTTCAAGCACTACGAAGTGCTGATCCGCATGGCAAAAGAGAACAATGAAGTCCTCCTCCCCAACGCGTTCATCCCCTCCGCCGAACGTTACGGCCTGATGACGGCCATAGATCGCTGGGTGATTCGCCAGACCTTCCACGCCATGTCCACGCACGACACTGAGGGGCTTCAGGTCACCGTCAATCTTTCGGGCAATTCGCTCGACGACGACAACCTTCTGGAGTACGTTCTCGAACAACAGCGGGAATTTTCCATTTCTCTCGAACAGATCTGCTTCGAGATCACAGAGACCGCCGCCATTCACCACATCGGCAAGGCGCAGCGCTTTATTCGGGACTTTCGCGAACTGGGAGGCCGGATTGCGCTCGACGATTTTGGGAGCGGATTCTCCTCCTTCCGTTATCTCAAGACCCTCCCCCTGGACTATATCAAAATTGACGGCGTTTTCGTCAGCGACATGCTGTCGAATCCGGGAGACCAGGCCATGGTGGAGGCGATCACCCAGGTGGCGCATACGCTCGGGATTCAAGTCATCGCGGAACACGCCACGAATCAAGAGACCATTAACCGCCTGCGGGAAATAGGCGTGGAAAAAGCGCAGGGCTACGGCATCGGACGCCCCATTCCAATGAGCGCCGCCTGGAGGAAAAAGACCGCCCCGCGTTAG
- a CDS encoding major facilitator superfamily (MSF) transporter codes for MTDKTRNQLLLVLFLGVLMGALDIAIVAPALPAIQTYYGIGDRALTWTFTIYVLFNLIGTPLMAKLSDTFGRRSIYILDIVLFALGSLIVALAPANLFAGLLFGRALQGLGAGGIFPVASAVIGDTFPPEKRGGALGLIGAVFGLAFLIGPILGGIIMSAATWQWLFIVNLPVALVVIVMGWKLLPAQRPDTRGAFDWAGMITLGALLSAFAYGLNQIDTANFVGSFFSLNVLPFILLAAILLFVFVRIENQASDPVLQLTLFKSRQSVLASALSAGAGIGEVSMVFIPALAIAALPGVVDKHTSSYLLMPVVLALGIGSPLAGRMLDKFGSKAVVTVGTILLAAGSLMLGIWNSALWMFIAEGALIGLGLSALLGAPIRYIMLNEAPESQRTSAQGAIVVFTSVGQLISSALVGAVAASAGGGVNGYGVAYLAIGVISVMLVLLTFGLKSRQQEIKRAAQLQTVATHGGD; via the coding sequence ATGACAGATAAAACTCGCAACCAGTTGCTCCTGGTTCTCTTCCTTGGCGTGCTGATGGGCGCGCTCGATATTGCCATTGTCGCGCCCGCCCTGCCCGCCATCCAAACCTATTATGGCATCGGCGACCGCGCCCTCACATGGACTTTCACTATCTACGTGCTGTTTAACCTGATCGGCACACCGCTGATGGCGAAACTTTCGGACACCTTCGGGCGACGCTCCATTTATATTCTGGATATCGTTCTCTTCGCGCTCGGCTCGTTGATTGTCGCGCTTGCGCCTGCAAACCTGTTCGCAGGACTACTTTTCGGGCGCGCATTACAAGGCCTAGGCGCGGGCGGAATCTTCCCCGTTGCCAGCGCGGTGATCGGCGACACCTTCCCGCCCGAGAAGCGCGGTGGCGCGCTCGGTCTGATCGGCGCGGTATTTGGGCTCGCCTTTTTGATCGGGCCCATCCTCGGTGGAATTATCATGAGCGCCGCGACCTGGCAGTGGTTGTTCATCGTCAACCTGCCCGTCGCTCTGGTCGTGATCGTCATGGGATGGAAGTTGCTCCCCGCGCAACGACCCGATACACGCGGCGCGTTCGACTGGGCAGGCATGATCACGCTCGGCGCTCTTTTGTCCGCGTTCGCGTATGGATTAAATCAAATTGATACAGCCAACTTTGTAGGCAGTTTCTTCTCGCTGAACGTTCTGCCCTTCATCCTGCTTGCCGCGATTCTGTTGTTCGTGTTCGTCCGCATTGAGAATCAAGCCAGCGATCCCGTTCTGCAACTGACCTTATTCAAGAGTCGTCAATCGGTTTTGGCGAGCGCGCTTTCCGCGGGGGCGGGCATCGGCGAAGTGAGCATGGTCTTCATCCCCGCGCTCGCAATCGCCGCCCTGCCTGGCGTAGTGGACAAACACACGTCCAGTTATTTGCTGATGCCCGTCGTCCTCGCGCTCGGGATCGGCTCACCGCTCGCGGGACGCATGTTGGACAAATTCGGCTCCAAAGCGGTCGTGACCGTCGGGACGATTCTGCTCGCCGCTGGTTCGCTCATGCTGGGGATTTGGAACTCGGCGCTTTGGATGTTCATCGCCGAAGGGGCGCTGATCGGACTCGGACTCTCCGCTCTGCTGGGCGCGCCGATCCGCTACATCATGCTGAACGAAGCGCCTGAATCGCAGCGGACTTCGGCGCAGGGCGCGATCGTCGTCTTCACCAGCGTCGGGCAGTTGATCAGCAGCGCGCTGGTCGGCGCTGTCGCGGCTTCGGCGGGCGGCGGCGTGAACGGGTACGGCGTCGCCTATTTGGCGATTGGCGTCATCTCTGTGATGCTGGTTCTGCTGACCTTCGGGTTGAAGAGTCGTCAGCAAGAAATCAAACGCGCCGCGCAACTCCAAACTGTGGCGACGCACGGAGGCGATTAA
- a CDS encoding DNA-binding transcriptional regulator, AcrR family — protein MANTATGLDEQILETAKDLFINKGYHGLSMREISDALDVSKAALYYYFKDKEELFLAILKVYLDDMSEALDRIQSEAAPRREQIRHFIEYVLAQPSKQRATIRLASQEIVHLTPKARKAFAALYREKFVGKVQSILQQGMDGGEFREIEIEVAVWALLGIMFPYFYPTHSGDAPLPNEVIQEVATIFLNGICK, from the coding sequence ATGGCAAACACAGCGACCGGTCTCGACGAACAGATCCTTGAAACCGCAAAGGATTTGTTCATCAACAAGGGCTATCACGGCTTGTCCATGCGCGAGATTTCTGACGCGCTGGATGTTTCCAAAGCCGCCTTGTATTATTACTTCAAGGACAAGGAAGAACTTTTTCTGGCGATCCTGAAAGTATATTTGGACGATATGAGCGAGGCGTTGGACCGCATCCAATCTGAAGCCGCTCCCCGTCGTGAACAGATCCGTCATTTCATCGAGTATGTGCTTGCTCAGCCATCTAAACAGCGCGCCACCATCCGCCTCGCCAGCCAGGAGATTGTCCACCTGACCCCGAAAGCGCGGAAAGCGTTCGCCGCCCTGTACCGCGAGAAGTTCGTCGGTAAAGTGCAGTCCATTTTGCAGCAAGGCATGGACGGCGGCGAATTTCGCGAGATAGAAATTGAAGTGGCGGTTTGGGCGCTGCTGGGAATCATGTTCCCCTATTTTTATCCCACGCATTCGGGCGACGCTCCCTTGCCGAACGAAGTAATTCAGGAAGTAGCAACGATCTTCCTAAATGGGATTTGCAAGTAA
- a CDS encoding energy-dependent translational throttle protein EttA has translation MSNETTQVIYSMNKVGRIVPPNKQILRDISLGFYLGAKIGVLGLNGAGKSTLLRIMAGVDKDYIGEISQSKGYTVGLLEQEPKLDESKTVIQVVKEAVAPIVEMLARYDEVNAKFAEPDADFDALVNEQAKLQEGLDKHDAWNLDSRLELAMDALRCPPSDTPIRVCSGGEKRRVALTRLLLTEPDILLLDEPTNHLDAESVAWLEHHLRDYKGTVIAVTHDRYFLDNVAGWILELDRGYGIPYKGNYSSWLEQKQERIRLEEKAESKRQKTLERELEWIRMSPKARQSKGQARVSAYEKLLDQEAEARREELDIYIPPGPRLGDVVFEFDKLTKSYDDRLILDGFSATVPPGSIVGIVGPNGAGKTTLLKMIVGKETPDSGTIKIGETVKLAYVDQSRTLDPDKTVYEEISGGAETLELGKRRINARGYCSSFNFTGSDQQKKVGILSGGERNRVHLAKTLTEGANVLLLDEPTNDLDVNTLRALEEALTEFAGTALVVSHDRWFLDRICTHLIVFEDDSQAKMYIGNWSDYEAMMREKFGKDLTPHRVKYRTLKR, from the coding sequence ATGAGTAACGAAACCACACAAGTAATTTATTCAATGAACAAAGTGGGGCGCATCGTCCCGCCCAACAAACAGATCCTGCGCGACATCTCCCTCGGCTTCTACCTCGGCGCAAAGATCGGCGTGCTGGGGTTGAACGGCGCGGGCAAATCCACGTTACTGCGCATCATGGCAGGCGTGGACAAAGACTACATCGGCGAAATCTCGCAGTCCAAAGGCTACACCGTCGGCTTGCTCGAACAGGAGCCAAAACTCGACGAAAGCAAAACAGTCATCCAAGTCGTGAAAGAAGCGGTGGCGCCCATCGTCGAAATGCTCGCCCGCTACGATGAAGTCAACGCCAAGTTCGCCGAACCCGACGCCGACTTCGACGCCCTCGTCAACGAACAAGCCAAACTGCAAGAGGGACTTGATAAACACGACGCGTGGAATCTCGACAGCCGACTCGAACTCGCCATGGACGCCCTGCGCTGCCCGCCGTCGGATACGCCCATCCGCGTCTGCTCAGGCGGAGAAAAACGCCGCGTCGCCCTCACCCGACTCCTGCTCACCGAACCCGACATCCTCCTGCTCGACGAACCCACCAACCACCTCGACGCCGAATCGGTGGCGTGGCTCGAACATCACCTGCGCGACTACAAAGGCACCGTCATCGCCGTCACCCACGACCGCTACTTCCTCGACAACGTGGCAGGCTGGATCCTCGAACTCGACCGCGGCTACGGCATCCCCTACAAGGGCAACTACTCCTCGTGGCTCGAACAAAAACAGGAGCGCATCCGACTCGAAGAGAAAGCCGAATCGAAACGACAAAAGACCCTCGAACGCGAACTCGAATGGATTCGCATGTCGCCCAAAGCGCGTCAATCGAAGGGACAAGCCCGCGTCAGCGCCTACGAAAAATTGTTGGATCAAGAAGCCGAAGCGCGCCGCGAAGAACTGGATATCTACATCCCGCCTGGACCTCGCCTCGGTGACGTTGTTTTTGAATTTGACAAGTTGACGAAATCCTACGACGACCGCCTCATTCTCGACGGGTTTTCTGCTACAGTTCCCCCAGGCTCTATCGTCGGGATAGTGGGTCCCAACGGCGCAGGCAAGACCACGCTCCTCAAGATGATCGTCGGCAAAGAGACTCCCGACAGCGGCACGATCAAAATCGGCGAGACGGTCAAACTCGCCTACGTTGACCAATCCCGCACGCTCGACCCCGACAAAACCGTCTACGAAGAAATCTCAGGCGGCGCAGAGACTCTCGAACTCGGCAAACGAAGAATCAATGCGCGCGGCTATTGTTCGTCATTCAACTTCACAGGTAGTGACCAGCAAAAGAAAGTCGGCATCCTCTCAGGCGGAGAACGCAACCGCGTCCATTTAGCCAAGACCCTCACCGAAGGCGCCAACGTCCTCCTCCTCGACGAACCCACCAACGACCTCGACGTCAACACCCTCCGCGCCCTCGAAGAAGCCCTCACCGAATTCGCAGGCACAGCCCTCGTCGTCTCCCACGACCGCTGGTTCCTCGACCGCATCTGCACGCATTTGATTGTGTTTGAAGATGACTCGCAGGCGAAGATGTATATCGGGAATTGGTCAGACTATGAAGCGATGATGAGGGAGAAGTTCGGCAAGGATTTGACACCCCATCGGGTCAAATATAGAACGTTGAAACGGTAG